A single window of Achromobacter xylosoxidans DNA harbors:
- the gspK gene encoding type II secretion system minor pseudopilin GspK: protein MRPSLPRERGAAVVSALIIVAIVAALTTSLFQRQTASTRRIENEMARVQARMLLAGGIDWARLVIRDHGRRESTTRGDQIWATPVLDTRIERPGDDRVAVFSGKVEDEQGKYNLGNLASHGAPQPEQEKVLRRLLGVMGLPDTLAGRIIDIIAASQPPAPTAGAPMPAQGGQTPDARAPQPRGIDDVAALLGLEPAVRGELRRTMTVLPVATSVNVNTAPPEVIAALVPGLSLSQARALAGERDRGNWFNNSGDFANRLAATGVKTPAPAVATASGWFLASGAVVYERARVSMQALIRSAPPTAPDTIWTRENP from the coding sequence ATGAGGCCGTCCCTGCCGCGCGAACGCGGCGCCGCGGTGGTCAGCGCGCTGATCATCGTCGCCATCGTCGCCGCCTTGACCACCAGTCTGTTCCAGCGCCAGACCGCCAGCACCCGGCGCATCGAGAACGAAATGGCGCGCGTCCAGGCGCGCATGCTGCTGGCCGGCGGCATCGACTGGGCGCGCCTGGTGATACGCGACCATGGCCGGCGCGAATCCACCACCCGCGGCGACCAGATCTGGGCCACGCCGGTGCTGGACACCCGTATCGAGCGCCCGGGCGACGATCGCGTGGCGGTGTTCTCCGGCAAGGTGGAGGATGAACAGGGCAAGTACAACCTCGGCAACCTGGCCAGCCACGGCGCGCCCCAGCCCGAGCAGGAAAAGGTGCTGCGGCGCCTGCTGGGCGTGATGGGCCTGCCCGATACGCTCGCCGGCCGCATCATCGACATCATCGCCGCCAGCCAGCCGCCGGCGCCAACCGCCGGCGCGCCCATGCCGGCCCAGGGCGGCCAGACGCCGGACGCGCGCGCGCCGCAACCGCGCGGCATCGACGACGTCGCCGCCCTGCTGGGCCTCGAGCCGGCAGTGCGCGGCGAACTGCGACGCACCATGACGGTGCTGCCGGTCGCCACCAGCGTCAACGTCAATACGGCGCCGCCCGAAGTCATCGCCGCGCTGGTGCCGGGCCTGTCGCTCAGCCAGGCGCGCGCCCTGGCTGGCGAACGGGACCGCGGCAACTGGTTCAACAACAGCGGCGATTTCGCCAACCGGCTCGCCGCCACCGGCGTCAAGACGCCGGCCCCCGCGGTCGCCACCGCCAGCGGCTGGTTCCTGGCCAGCGGCGCCGTGGTCTACGAACGGGCCCGGGTATCGATGCAGGCCTTGATACGCAGCGCCCCGCCCACTGCGCCCGACACCATCTGGACGAGAGAGAACCCTTGA
- the gspI gene encoding type II secretion system minor pseudopilin GspI, which yields MTSAELPPLPARRRGRQRGFTLIEVLVALAIIAVAMGAALRATGVMAANNRALQDKTLALLAAQNALTQLRLEQTLPRAGSQTVACPQGGLALQCELVFSNSLNRSFRQVSVKVRDGANGASLLQLDGLLSSLR from the coding sequence ATGACATCCGCTGAATTGCCGCCCCTTCCCGCGCGCCGGCGCGGCCGCCAACGCGGCTTCACCCTGATCGAAGTGCTGGTGGCGCTGGCCATCATCGCCGTGGCGATGGGCGCCGCCCTGCGCGCAACCGGCGTCATGGCGGCCAACAACCGCGCCTTGCAGGACAAGACCCTGGCGCTGCTGGCGGCGCAGAATGCGCTGACCCAGCTGCGCCTGGAACAGACGCTGCCGCGGGCCGGCTCCCAGACCGTGGCCTGCCCGCAGGGCGGCCTGGCGCTGCAATGCGAACTGGTGTTCAGCAACTCGCTGAACCGCAGCTTCCGCCAGGTCTCCGTCAAAGTGCGCGACGGCGCCAACGGCGCGTCCCTGCTACAGCTGGACGGCCTCCTGTCGAGCCTGCGATGA
- the gspL gene encoding type II secretion system protein GspL encodes MKNSLRIALAPLAELGPGSPLPYAWFDRRGRCARQGELTLQALGQAYPQAACEAVLHPSDVIATTVQLPAVAKARLNAAVLGALEPLVLSDLDDLAIGHGPRDADGNVALAWAPREPVRRAWSLLHAQGLRAHALVAPQALAPHEATPLRDPADPRWLAPSPSWSLAMPQLAPARVSRWRPAWRWSAIAAAVWIGGLNLHAAQLRGEAQALRDGMRRQVLAAFPEVPVVLDPARQAQQGLEALQSRRGGAHAGDFLPLARAAAKTLPFAADNVAQLGYADQALTLQLADSGAQAQRVAETPALVKQAAAQGLKLERGDTDNTWRITRTQP; translated from the coding sequence TTGAAAAATTCCTTGCGCATCGCGCTGGCCCCGCTCGCCGAACTCGGTCCCGGCTCGCCGCTGCCCTACGCCTGGTTCGACCGCCGCGGGCGCTGCGCGCGCCAGGGCGAATTGACGCTGCAGGCCCTGGGGCAGGCCTACCCCCAGGCCGCCTGTGAAGCCGTGCTGCATCCGAGCGACGTGATCGCCACCACGGTGCAACTTCCCGCCGTCGCCAAGGCGCGCTTGAATGCCGCCGTGCTCGGCGCGCTCGAACCGCTGGTGTTGAGCGACCTGGACGACCTGGCGATCGGCCACGGCCCGCGCGACGCCGATGGCAATGTGGCATTGGCCTGGGCCCCGCGCGAGCCCGTGCGCCGGGCCTGGAGCCTGCTGCACGCGCAGGGGCTGCGCGCCCACGCCCTGGTCGCGCCCCAGGCGCTGGCGCCGCACGAGGCCACGCCACTGCGCGACCCCGCGGACCCGCGCTGGCTGGCGCCGTCGCCATCCTGGTCGCTGGCCATGCCGCAACTGGCGCCTGCGCGCGTATCGCGCTGGCGCCCTGCCTGGCGCTGGAGCGCGATCGCCGCGGCGGTGTGGATCGGCGGACTGAACCTGCATGCGGCGCAATTGCGCGGCGAGGCCCAGGCCTTGCGCGACGGCATGCGCCGGCAAGTGCTGGCGGCCTTTCCCGAAGTGCCGGTGGTGCTCGACCCCGCCCGGCAGGCGCAACAGGGACTCGAGGCGCTGCAAAGCCGCCGCGGCGGCGCCCATGCCGGCGATTTCCTGCCGCTGGCGCGGGCCGCCGCCAAGACCCTGCCGTTTGCCGCCGACAACGTGGCGCAACTGGGCTACGCCGACCAGGCGCTGACGCTGCAATTGGCCGACAGCGGCGCCCAGGCGCAGCGCGTGGCCGAAACGCCCGCCTTGGTCAAGCAGGCGGCCGCCCAGGGCCTGAAGCTCGAGCGCGGCGACACCGACAACACCTGGCGCATCACGCGCACGCAACCATGA
- a CDS encoding prepilin-type N-terminal cleavage/methylation domain-containing protein: protein MTPRRVASHAQAGFTLIEVLVALALMALVSLMAWRGLDSVSSARDWIARQADDTDAIVRALGQMGRDVEMAYNGPSFAAPGIDARVFTSGVRLLRGAAGTQILEILRPDPDGDGRWQRVQWSVRQDGLWRASGVPAEQGPLPPVNEGVLLLSGVRALTLRGWVTGTGWLDTRAPFPATPAGIEITLERGPAGDLRRYSRILELP, encoded by the coding sequence ATGACACCTCGCCGCGTTGCCTCCCACGCCCAGGCCGGCTTCACCCTGATCGAAGTGCTGGTGGCGCTGGCGCTGATGGCGCTAGTCAGCCTGATGGCCTGGCGCGGCCTGGACAGCGTCTCCAGCGCGCGCGACTGGATCGCGCGGCAGGCCGACGACACCGATGCCATCGTCCGCGCGCTCGGCCAGATGGGGCGTGACGTGGAGATGGCCTACAACGGCCCCTCGTTCGCCGCCCCCGGCATCGACGCGCGGGTATTCACGTCCGGCGTGCGCCTGCTGCGCGGCGCGGCCGGCACGCAGATCCTTGAAATCCTGCGCCCCGACCCGGACGGCGACGGCCGCTGGCAACGGGTACAGTGGTCGGTGCGCCAGGACGGCCTGTGGCGCGCCAGCGGCGTGCCGGCCGAACAGGGGCCCCTGCCGCCGGTCAACGAGGGCGTGCTGCTGCTGTCCGGCGTGCGCGCGCTGACGCTGCGCGGCTGGGTGACAGGCACGGGCTGGTTGGACACGCGCGCGCCCTTCCCCGCCACGCCGGCCGGCATCGAGATCACCCTCGAGCGCGGCCCGGCCGGCGACCTGCGGCGCTACAGCCGCATCCTGGAGCTGCCATGA
- the gspG gene encoding type II secretion system major pseudopilin GspG, whose protein sequence is MVVIVIMGILAALIVPRVLDRPDQARQVAARQDIGGIMQALKLYRLDNGRYPTTAQGLRALVEKPEGASNWRGYLDKLPNDPWGHPYQYLSPGVKGEIDVFSFGADNKPGGEGGDADIGSWEL, encoded by the coding sequence ATGGTGGTCATCGTGATCATGGGGATTCTCGCCGCCCTGATCGTGCCGCGCGTGCTCGATCGCCCCGACCAGGCGCGCCAGGTCGCCGCGCGCCAGGACATCGGCGGCATCATGCAGGCGCTCAAGCTGTACCGACTGGACAACGGCCGTTATCCGACCACCGCGCAAGGCCTGCGCGCGCTGGTGGAAAAGCCCGAGGGCGCCTCCAACTGGCGCGGCTACCTGGACAAGCTGCCCAACGACCCCTGGGGCCACCCCTACCAATACCTGAGCCCCGGCGTCAAAGGCGAAATCGACGTGTTCTCGTTCGGCGCCGACAACAAGCCCGGGGGAGAAGGCGGCGATGCCGACATCGGTTCGTGGGAACTCTGA
- a CDS encoding alkaline phosphatase family protein, translated as MQLLKWKRWCAALAALGALAGCGGDDDKDDDTAAPPTVQPGSGANAKVLFIGMDGITYDAYRQGMTDKSLPNLAQLTATRSWTGGVIGGVTQQPTLLAPGWATLLTGQWADQHGVRSNAPGQAPKSATLFQRIKAAKPATRAAAAFNSSLLAGLVGGDRDAGYLQSLTDCAGVDDCVASQARDRITEGYDVVVAQFGAAERAAASAGFGEGYRATLRQADSAIGALLKQVADRRAAHPDENWLVVVASSHGLDRTGGSDGLPLSLNKTTLLALNRAPLLGGSADDAAVDGVWDTAWYGLPSAADAAPTLLAHLGALPAPGQYDMAGTSLFEAVALRRGASRTSMDNKSVSLSWSRVGTPTGEIVITRDAKEIARLPGTATDYVDTGFTFTTEGVHELNYAIAVGGAVTAVRATVVYTAPVPLLPSLSSGLTMLFPFEGNLTDKAAGGGVITPYDGVQAPAFADKGVFGKMFRNERGGDPIGAFKLDYPAGLLDSVQAFTIGFWYQSDGTANDRSILGNKDYNSGANPGITIAQWAGPELRFNLAGGSRVDINGVKFTANKPVYVAMVVNKTAKTMAAYVYDTEMGWFSRSISTGTVNFAQIAGLFGPHLGLNEDGKGTYGVCCAGTKGPYTMYFDDLAFWSRALTEAEVKSLAMSGKSVSELIP; from the coding sequence ATGCAGTTATTGAAGTGGAAGCGCTGGTGCGCTGCGCTGGCGGCCCTGGGCGCGCTGGCCGGCTGTGGCGGCGACGACGACAAGGACGACGACACGGCGGCGCCGCCGACCGTGCAACCGGGCAGCGGCGCGAACGCCAAGGTGCTGTTCATCGGCATGGATGGCATCACCTACGATGCCTACCGCCAGGGCATGACGGACAAGTCCCTGCCCAACCTGGCCCAGTTGACGGCGACCCGTTCCTGGACCGGCGGGGTCATTGGCGGCGTGACGCAGCAACCGACGCTGCTGGCGCCGGGCTGGGCCACGCTGCTGACCGGCCAATGGGCCGACCAGCACGGCGTGCGCAGCAACGCGCCGGGCCAGGCGCCCAAGTCGGCCACGCTGTTCCAGCGCATCAAGGCCGCCAAGCCGGCCACGCGCGCCGCGGCGGCCTTCAATTCGTCGCTGCTGGCGGGCCTGGTGGGCGGCGATCGCGATGCCGGCTACCTGCAAAGCCTGACCGACTGTGCCGGCGTCGACGATTGCGTCGCCAGCCAGGCGCGCGACCGCATCACCGAAGGCTATGACGTGGTGGTGGCGCAGTTCGGCGCCGCCGAGCGCGCGGCCGCCAGCGCCGGTTTCGGCGAGGGCTATCGCGCCACCCTGCGGCAGGCCGACAGCGCCATCGGCGCCTTGCTCAAGCAGGTCGCGGACCGCCGCGCCGCCCATCCGGATGAGAACTGGCTGGTGGTGGTGGCTTCCAGCCACGGCCTGGATCGCACCGGCGGCAGCGACGGCCTGCCGCTGTCGCTGAACAAGACCACGTTGCTGGCGCTGAACCGCGCGCCGTTGCTCGGCGGCAGCGCCGACGATGCCGCGGTCGACGGCGTCTGGGACACCGCGTGGTACGGCCTGCCGAGCGCGGCCGACGCGGCGCCGACGCTGCTGGCGCACCTGGGCGCGCTGCCGGCCCCGGGCCAGTACGACATGGCCGGCACCTCGCTGTTCGAAGCGGTGGCGCTGCGCCGCGGCGCCAGCCGCACCTCGATGGACAACAAGAGCGTGTCGCTCAGCTGGAGCCGCGTGGGCACGCCCACCGGCGAGATCGTGATCACGCGCGACGCCAAGGAAATCGCGCGCCTGCCGGGCACCGCCACGGACTACGTCGACACCGGCTTCACCTTCACCACCGAAGGCGTGCACGAGCTGAACTACGCCATCGCGGTGGGCGGCGCCGTCACGGCGGTGCGCGCCACGGTGGTCTACACCGCGCCGGTGCCGCTGCTGCCGTCGCTGAGTTCCGGCCTGACGATGCTGTTCCCGTTCGAAGGCAACCTGACCGACAAGGCCGCCGGCGGCGGCGTGATCACGCCCTATGACGGCGTGCAGGCGCCGGCGTTCGCCGACAAGGGCGTGTTCGGCAAGATGTTCCGCAACGAGCGCGGCGGCGATCCCATCGGCGCCTTCAAGCTGGACTACCCGGCGGGCCTGCTCGACAGCGTCCAGGCGTTCACCATCGGCTTTTGGTACCAGTCCGACGGCACCGCCAACGACCGCTCCATCCTGGGCAACAAGGACTACAACTCCGGCGCCAACCCGGGCATCACCATCGCCCAGTGGGCCGGCCCCGAGCTGCGCTTCAACCTGGCCGGCGGCAGCCGCGTGGACATCAATGGCGTCAAGTTCACGGCCAACAAGCCGGTCTACGTGGCGATGGTCGTCAACAAGACTGCCAAGACCATGGCCGCCTACGTCTACGACACCGAAATGGGCTGGTTCAGCCGCTCGATCTCCACCGGCACCGTCAACTTCGCCCAGATCGCCGGCCTGTTCGGTCCGCACCTGGGACTGAACGAAGACGGCAAGGGCACCTACGGCGTGTGCTGCGCCGGCACCAAGGGGCCCTACACCATGTATTTCGACGACCTGGCCTTCTGGTCGCGCGCCCTGACCGAAGCCGAGGTCAAGTCGCTGGCCATGTCCGGCAAGTCCGTTTCCGAATTGATTCCCTGA
- the gspH gene encoding type II secretion system minor pseudopilin GspH, translating into MPTSVRGNSERGFTLVEVMVVLVIVAIAASMVSLSVGKGADPLRDDAQRLLDAFTVAEGEARSDGRALRWSPASGGWSFERAGRSDAPTAQDDRPLPMDRLEHDAALRPQSWRAGQVQWRLDPDRPLVFNTEWVADPFSLRLRAGDSHVTLTRDAAGHYDIR; encoded by the coding sequence ATGCCGACATCGGTTCGTGGGAACTCTGAGCGCGGTTTCACGCTAGTCGAAGTCATGGTGGTGCTGGTGATCGTCGCCATCGCCGCCAGCATGGTCAGCCTGTCCGTCGGCAAAGGCGCCGATCCGTTGCGCGACGATGCCCAACGGCTGCTCGACGCATTCACCGTGGCCGAAGGCGAGGCCCGCAGCGACGGCCGCGCCCTGCGCTGGTCGCCGGCCAGCGGCGGCTGGTCGTTCGAACGCGCCGGCCGCTCCGATGCGCCGACCGCGCAGGACGACAGGCCCCTGCCCATGGACCGGCTGGAACACGACGCGGCCCTGCGCCCGCAGTCCTGGCGCGCCGGCCAGGTGCAGTGGCGCCTGGATCCCGACCGCCCGCTGGTCTTCAACACCGAATGGGTCGCCGATCCATTCAGCCTGCGGCTGCGCGCGGGCGATTCGCATGTGACGCTGACGCGCGACGCCGCCGGACACTATGACATCCGCTGA
- a CDS encoding phosphocholine-specific phospholipase C, with translation MTSAKDPIHAGKRRFLRNAAASTAGLTALSMFPPAIRRALAIPANNRTGTINDVEHVVILMQENRSFDMYFGTFKGVRGFGDRITVPLPQNRSVWEQTNGTRVVLPYHLDSTKGNAQRVSGTPHDYPDAQNAWDGGRLYQWPRYKQNQSMGYYTRQELPFQFALAEAFTLCDAYHCSSHGGTNTNRLFHWTGTNDPLALGNGPSTRNQWDGLGASTIGWTWKTYPEKLQENGVSWKVYQNLPDNFTDNPLAGFRQFRKAYELSGNDPTASNPNPPAWTPAADSGNPLYKGVANTMAGDNGLLQSFRDDVLNGSLPQVSWIVAPANYSEHPGPSSPVQGAWYIQETLNALTANPDVWSKTVLLINFDENDGFFDHVPSPAAPSLNPDGSMAGASTINTDLERHIKPSLQDAADKRVYGPGPRVPMYVVSPWSRGGWVNSQAFDHTSVLRFLEARFGVKETNISDYRRAVLGDLTSAFNFATPNSEQLPDLTMWTKATADQARADQQALAQVPLPDTTTQAKPRQETGVRPSRALPYEMHTSGRAQPGSSAMWLVFANTGSAAGVFHVYDRLHLDRLPRRYAVEPNKQLEGSWDVAADGGKYDLWVMGPNGYLRHFAGDLALARTEGLGAEIRVCYDIANGDVYTSFINSGTRPCTFVITPNAYYTNNEKWTITVPAGSQVEQSWSLKASGNWYDFTARLNEDPAYIRRFAGRVETGKASVTDPAMGQ, from the coding sequence GTGACGTCCGCCAAAGACCCGATCCACGCCGGCAAGCGCCGCTTCCTGCGCAACGCCGCCGCCTCGACCGCCGGCCTGACCGCCTTGTCGATGTTCCCGCCCGCCATCCGCCGCGCGCTGGCCATCCCCGCCAACAATCGCACCGGCACCATCAACGACGTCGAGCACGTGGTCATCCTGATGCAGGAAAACCGCTCGTTCGACATGTACTTCGGCACGTTCAAGGGCGTGCGCGGTTTCGGCGACCGCATCACCGTGCCGCTGCCGCAGAACCGCTCGGTCTGGGAACAGACCAACGGCACCCGCGTGGTGCTGCCGTACCACCTGGACAGCACCAAGGGCAACGCCCAGCGCGTGTCCGGCACGCCGCACGACTACCCGGATGCGCAGAACGCCTGGGACGGCGGCCGCCTGTACCAATGGCCGCGCTATAAGCAGAACCAGTCGATGGGCTACTACACCCGCCAGGAGCTGCCGTTCCAGTTCGCGCTGGCCGAGGCCTTCACGCTGTGCGACGCCTACCACTGCTCCTCGCACGGCGGCACCAACACCAACCGCCTGTTCCACTGGACCGGCACCAACGATCCGCTGGCGCTGGGCAACGGCCCTTCGACCCGCAACCAATGGGACGGCCTGGGCGCCTCGACCATCGGCTGGACCTGGAAGACCTATCCCGAGAAGCTGCAGGAGAACGGCGTCAGCTGGAAGGTCTACCAGAACCTGCCCGACAACTTCACCGACAACCCGCTGGCGGGCTTCCGCCAGTTCCGCAAGGCCTATGAGCTGTCCGGCAACGACCCGACCGCCAGCAACCCCAATCCGCCCGCCTGGACGCCCGCGGCCGACAGCGGCAATCCGCTGTACAAGGGCGTGGCCAACACCATGGCCGGCGACAACGGCCTGCTGCAGTCGTTCCGCGACGACGTGCTGAACGGCTCGTTGCCGCAGGTGTCCTGGATCGTGGCGCCGGCCAACTATTCCGAGCACCCCGGCCCGTCGAGCCCGGTGCAGGGCGCCTGGTACATCCAGGAAACGCTCAACGCCCTGACGGCCAATCCGGACGTCTGGAGCAAGACCGTGCTGCTGATCAACTTCGACGAGAATGACGGCTTCTTCGACCACGTGCCGTCGCCGGCCGCGCCGTCGCTCAACCCGGACGGTTCGATGGCGGGCGCATCCACCATCAACACCGACCTGGAGCGCCACATCAAGCCGTCGCTGCAGGATGCGGCCGACAAGCGCGTCTACGGCCCCGGTCCGCGCGTGCCGATGTACGTCGTCTCGCCCTGGAGCCGCGGCGGCTGGGTCAATTCGCAGGCCTTCGACCACACCTCGGTGCTGCGTTTCCTGGAAGCGCGCTTCGGCGTCAAGGAAACCAACATCAGCGATTACCGCCGCGCGGTGCTGGGCGACCTGACCTCGGCCTTCAACTTCGCCACGCCCAACAGCGAGCAGTTGCCCGACCTGACCATGTGGACCAAGGCCACGGCGGACCAGGCCCGCGCCGACCAGCAGGCGCTGGCCCAGGTGCCGCTGCCCGACACCACCACCCAGGCCAAGCCCAGGCAGGAAACCGGCGTGCGTCCGTCGCGCGCCTTGCCCTACGAGATGCATACCAGCGGCCGCGCCCAGCCCGGTAGCAGCGCCATGTGGCTGGTGTTCGCCAACACCGGCAGCGCCGCCGGCGTGTTCCACGTGTACGACCGCCTGCACCTGGACCGCCTGCCGCGCCGCTACGCGGTCGAGCCCAACAAGCAGCTGGAAGGCAGCTGGGACGTGGCCGCCGACGGCGGCAAGTACGACCTGTGGGTGATGGGCCCGAACGGCTACCTGCGCCATTTCGCCGGCGACCTGGCGCTGGCCCGCACCGAAGGGCTGGGCGCGGAAATCCGTGTCTGCTACGACATCGCCAACGGCGACGTCTACACCAGCTTCATCAATAGCGGCACCAGGCCCTGCACCTTCGTCATCACGCCGAACGCCTACTACACCAACAATGAGAAGTGGACGATCACGGTGCCGGCGGGCAGCCAGGTCGAGCAGTCGTGGTCGCTCAAGGCCAGCGGCAACTGGTACGACTTCACGGCGCGCCTGAACGAGGACCCGGCCTACATCCGCCGCTTTGCCGGCCGGGTGGAGACGGGCAAGGCCTCGGTCACCGATCCGGCGATGGGCCAGTAA
- a CDS encoding LysR family transcriptional regulator, with amino-acid sequence MSTIRFLRTFLAVAHHGSFSEAAEQVALTQAAVSFQMRSLEAELGRELFDRSGRLAILNAAGRELLPEIKHLLDLYDRMRLPRTVPGELAGSVSVGSIVSCMGTLSKVVSGMKKSHPKLDVRILSGKASELAGKVEDGELDAAFLVEAGRKMASTRWTPLYEEPLVVIAPPSAAGRDARQVLAGNPFLRFDRTQRTGLQIDRLLRRLAVPLEEFLELNAIETLVELVRQEVGVTLLPLINGSNWSDSPQLRILPLPDDLGPAARAIGMLERREHARQGITTAICEACAAAFRARDAQEPAQVRL; translated from the coding sequence ATGAGCACCATCCGATTCCTGCGCACCTTCCTGGCCGTGGCGCACCATGGTTCGTTCTCGGAGGCGGCCGAACAGGTGGCCCTGACGCAGGCCGCCGTCAGCTTCCAGATGCGCTCGCTGGAGGCGGAATTGGGGCGCGAGCTGTTCGACCGCAGCGGGCGGCTGGCCATCCTGAACGCGGCGGGCCGGGAATTGCTGCCGGAAATCAAGCACTTGCTGGATTTATACGACCGCATGCGACTACCGCGCACGGTGCCGGGCGAACTGGCCGGGTCGGTCTCGGTGGGCAGCATCGTGTCCTGCATGGGCACCTTGTCCAAGGTGGTGTCGGGCATGAAGAAGTCGCATCCCAAGCTGGACGTGCGCATCCTGTCGGGCAAGGCCAGCGAGCTGGCCGGCAAGGTCGAGGACGGCGAACTGGACGCGGCCTTCCTGGTGGAGGCCGGCCGCAAGATGGCCAGCACCCGCTGGACCCCGCTGTATGAAGAACCGCTGGTGGTGATCGCCCCGCCCTCGGCCGCCGGGCGCGACGCGCGCCAGGTGCTGGCGGGCAACCCCTTCCTGCGCTTTGACCGCACCCAGCGCACCGGACTGCAGATCGACCGGCTGCTGCGGCGGCTGGCCGTGCCGCTGGAAGAGTTCCTGGAACTGAACGCGATCGAGACCCTGGTCGAGCTGGTGCGCCAGGAGGTTGGCGTGACGCTGCTGCCGCTGATCAACGGCTCGAACTGGAGCGACAGCCCGCAGTTGCGCATCCTGCCCCTGCCCGACGACCTGGGGCCGGCGGCGCGCGCCATCGGCATGCTGGAGCGGCGCGAGCACGCCCGCCAGGGCATCACGACGGCCATCTGCGAAGCCTGCGCCGCGGCCTTCCGGGCGCGTGACGCGCAAGAGCCGGCGCAGGTCCGCCTCTAA
- a CDS encoding general secretion pathway protein GspC, producing the protein MPLSLRPSLPAAPAAFRVLAILALAAGLGVWGAILLAPAPAALPAAVSAPAPRAADNTPVALWFGRDEALRTQISVLGVIAAGPDGAAVFSVDGGPPLAWRVGDEVAPGIVLKNIGADAVTVEQGGRASRLATPASPAPDGGIARAAP; encoded by the coding sequence ATGCCCCTGTCTTTGCGCCCGTCCCTGCCCGCCGCCCCCGCCGCGTTCCGTGTCCTTGCCATCCTGGCACTGGCCGCCGGCCTGGGGGTGTGGGGCGCGATACTGTTGGCGCCCGCGCCGGCCGCCCTGCCCGCCGCGGTCTCGGCGCCCGCCCCGCGCGCCGCCGACAACACGCCGGTGGCGCTGTGGTTCGGCCGCGATGAGGCGCTGCGCACGCAGATCAGCGTGCTGGGCGTGATCGCGGCCGGCCCCGACGGCGCCGCGGTCTTCAGCGTCGACGGGGGTCCGCCGCTGGCCTGGCGCGTCGGCGACGAGGTCGCGCCCGGCATCGTGCTCAAGAACATCGGCGCCGACGCCGTCACCGTCGAGCAAGGCGGCCGCGCCAGCCGCCTGGCCACGCCGGCCTCGCCCGCGCCCGATGGCGGCATCGCGCGCGCCGCGCCGTGA